The genomic segment CGCCCGCGGACACGTTGCTGAGGGGAACGTGGCGCTGTCGTTTGAGGAATCTTTCTTGGTACTGCCATTTATCCTTCATCGTGGGACGAGGGAGACACTGCCGCGCTCTGGTCGGACTTCGCTCGCTGCGTGGCTTGAGGAGTACCCGCTGGCGCGGGTGCGAGTGGCGAGCCGCGCCCGATTCCTAGTCCCGTTCACAAAGGAGGCGCTAACGTTCGGCGGCGCCCATGGACTCATTCGGCTTGACTCGGGCAGGTTGCACGCAGACCCGGATTGGCAACGAGTCGTGAATCGAGTCATCAAAATGTCCAGTGACGAAGTCAAGAATTCCGTTAGTCGAGCAGCTTTCATTGGGCAGTGGTTCGCCCGAGCCGGAAACGCGGCGACCGTTCTCGCCTTGATCGGGGTACGCCCATGACGATGCAGATCTTGGCCATTGTTGTCTTCAGCCACCAAGGACAAAGGCGTGTTCTTTCGCTGAAGGCTGGCGCGGTCAACATCATCACGGGCGCATCTAAGACTGGTAAGTCGGCCCTCGTCGACATTGTCGATTACTGCTTCGGTGCGGACGAATGCCGAGTCCCCGAGGGTCCTATTCGCCGGGCTGTAGCGTGGTTCGGGCTGCGGCTTCAACTCGATAGCGGCCAGGCTTTCATCGCAAGACGTTGTCCGAATGCAAGATCGGTATCTAGCGAAGAGTGTTTCGTTGAGGTCGGAGAACACGTCGAAGCACCTGACGCGGGCGCTCTCCGGCAGACCACGAATACGAGAGGCCTTGGCGCCCTCCTGACCGGCTGGAGTGGAATCCACGACAACATTCATGAACCATTGCCAGGTCAGACCAGACCGGCACTATCT from the Accumulibacter sp. genome contains:
- a CDS encoding three component ABC system middle component, which produces MTVWANRSHEERALLNPSFCATLLWHAARGHVAEGNVALSFEESFLVLPFILHRGTRETLPRSGRTSLAAWLEEYPLARVRVASRARFLVPFTKEALTFGGAHGLIRLDSGRLHADPDWQRVVNRVIKMSSDEVKNSVSRAAFIGQWFARAGNAATVLALIGVRP